From the genome of Metarhizium brunneum chromosome 4, complete sequence, one region includes:
- the hoxX gene encoding Hydrogenase maturation factor HoxX translates to MKILFLCTAHNSLSQRLFLVLSRKHSITVEYALCAEKMIEAADLAKPHLIICPFLTSLVPQQIYETYLTLIVHPGPPGDAGPSALDWMLMGDDGTVADSQQLLRENRFNPVGRSHWGVTVLQAIAEFDKGPVWAFDQFPVNINDTSVTKSSLYRGPVTQAAVAATLAAIDRIEAAASLAPTPVGAPLSPPTTPRPDGTGSSVSRNTSPSLSADKEFAQLSVTTSEPFLGGKTHHRPLLKASDRQFDVRKHTASAISRRIRSADSQPGCLSDLFGPKLYLYGGIIENPTLLSSNRGHIAPGSIIAVRDEAVCVATCDNKGIWITHVRRVKAKTDAALWPKVPATSGLEQLGISTGSPSTWFHSLLPQTQPEEWARSYHDTFQETWVHLVTDGHKQIAYLYFEFYNGAMSTEQCRRMVRCLEYILSTTDGPNQSLPLAAVVLMGGSSYFSNGIHLNVIESAADPALESWYNINAINDIVEKLLLDLPARGVTTISAIRGNCAAGGVALAAACDVVVAGEHVVLNPAYRALGLNGSELHSVSYLGRCGAEGAKAALRSMTPLSADDARGMGLVDHVLRVAPDALDAAVRAHVEGLFPPGKKRGLAPSAKAGAWKRNVDTSPAGLALARAAELGQMSMDFWSARSERYHSRRRDFVRKVKPSSTPLRFATHRREKGMMDEEERDTFDSVEWFVEKSMCSLKRDISDRMVQLIKDFSRSGDNFERSNIRNDDAKVAASTSTTLFGCYYNP, encoded by the coding sequence ATGAAgatcctcttcctctgtaCGGCGCACAACTCGCTCTCGCAGCGGCTGTTCCTCGTTCTATCGCGGAAGCATTCCATCACCGTTGAATATGCCTTGTGTGCAGAGAAGATGATTGAGGCAGCCGATTTGGCCAAGCCACATCTCATCATCTGCCCCTTCCTCACGTCTCTGGTGCCGCAGCAAATCTACGAGACGTATCTGACCCTCATTGTACACCCCGGGCCTCCAGGGGATGCCGGGCCTAGTGCCCTCGACTGGATGCTGATGGGTGACGACGGCACCGTGGCAGACAGTCAACAATTACTGCGCGAAAACCGCTTCAACCCCGTAGGAAGAAGTCACTGGGGCGTCACGGTTCTGCAAGCCATTGCCGAGTTTGATAAAGGCCCCGTGTGGGCCTTTGATCAGTTCCCCGTCAACATCAATGACACCAGCGTAACCAAGTCGAGTCTGTATAGGGGCCCGGTGACACAGGCTGCCGTTGCTGCAACGCTGGCTGCCATTGATAGAATCGAGGCCGCCGCGTCTTTGGCACCTACCCCCGTTGGAGCGCCTCTGTCGCCTCCCACAACTCCGAGGCCCGATGGCACCGGCTCGAGCGTGTCGAGAAACACCTCCCCCAGCCTCTCTGCAGACAAGGAGTTTGCACAACTGTCAGTCACCACGTCGGAGCCGTTTCTCGGCGGCAAAACACATCACAGGCCGCTCCTCAAGGCATCAGACAGGCAGTTTGACGTCAGAAAGCACACCGCCTCGGCGATATCTCGAAGGATCCGCAGTGCCGACTCCCAGCCCGGCTGTCTGAGTGACCTGTTTGGCCCCAAGCTGTATCTGTACGGCGGCATCATCGAGAACCCGACCCTGCTCTCCTCCAACAGAGGCCATATTGCACCGGGCAGCATCATTGCCGTCCGGGACGAGGCGGTCTGCGTTGCCACCTGTGACAACAAGGGCATCTGGATCACACACGTGAGACgagtcaaggccaagacggacgcTGCATTGTGGCCAAAGGTTCCTGCCACGTCGGgcctcgagcagcttggTATTTCTACCGGCAGCCCGTCGACCTGGTTCCATTCGCTGCTCCCCCAGACACAGCCGGAGGAGTGGGCAAGGTCGTACCACGACACCTTCCAGGAGACTTGGGTACACTTGGTAACCGACGGCCACAAGCAAATTGCCTACTTGTACTTTGAGTTTTACAACGGCGCCATGAGCACAGAACAGTGCAGGCGCATGGTCCGGTGCCTCGAGTACATCCTATCCACGACCGACGGCCCGAACCAGAGCCTGCCCCTGGCGGCCGTGGTGCTCATGGGCGGCAGCTCGTACTTCAGCAACGGCATCCATCTCAACGTCATCGAGTCGGCGGCCGACCCTGCGCTGGAGTCGTGGTACaacatcaacgccatcaacgACATTGTCGAGAAGCTCCTCCTGGACCTGCCCGCCCGTGGCGTCACCACAATCTCGGCCATCAGGGGCAACTGCGCCGCTGGCGGCGTcgcgctggcggcggcctgcGATGTCGTCGTGGCGGGAGAGCACGTCGTGTTGAATCCAGCGTACAGGGCGCTGGGGTTGAACGGATCTGAACTCCACAGCGTCAGCTATCTCGGACgctgcggcgccgagggaGCCAAGGCGGCTCTGCGTTCCATGACGCCACTGAGCGCAGACGACGCCCGGGGCATGGGTCTCGTCGACCACGTCCTGCGCGTGGCCCCcgacgccctcgacgccgctgTGCGAGCCCACGTCGAGGGCTTGTTCCCTCCCGGCAAGAAGCGTGGCCtggcgccgtcggccaagGCCGGCGCTTGGAAGCGCAACGTGGACACGTCTCCAGCGGGCTTGGCCCTCGCCCGCGCGGCTGAGCTGGGCCAGATGTCGATGGACTTTTGGAGTGCCCGGTCCGAGAGATACCACTCTCGCCGGAGGGACTTTGTGCGCAAGGtgaagccgtcgtcgacgccgctGCGGTTTGCGACGCACCGAAGGGAGAAGGGCATGATGGATGAAGAGGAACGGGACACGTTTGACTCGGTCGAGTGGTTTGTGGAGAAGTCCATGTGCAGTCTGAAGAGGGATATTTCAGACAGAATGGTGCAGTTGATAAAGGACTTTTCCAGAAGTGGTGATAATTTCGAGAGAAGCAACATCCGGAATGACGACGCGAAGGTTGCGGCCAGCACGAGCACGACGCTGTTTGGCTGCTATTATAATCCCTAA
- the lsc1 gene encoding CTD kinase subunit beta yields MAPRPSADPAPATANGDSHAARIGPHPGFISSSNQYSSEIKIRRMLKDNGCDPAREDNYRLQGVQLINNVRENLQLPVRTFDTACTYYHKFRLNFRDAEYSHQDAALASLFVACKVEDTIKKSKDILAAAYNVKNPEKTVAPDDKMFEAPGKIIIGLERFILETIGFDFRTRYPQKLLVKVVRRALGKSSANSRAFFATAYDMCIDMYKTFVPIKQTTLSMVMAVVELTARMRGEHLERVRDFAAGRRQYSRDAVMETMLDLLDLYVQHHKSTRIGARFDLGKFIDIKIRLNTDLDSTAKPRYLYHCHRCEVEEAHPLSSTTASATDPTTASNPWPADASIRRTARGQDGTMRFVFDPEAAKDEQETVGQFFKDEYEEYEVEVEEPVPPPDRDEAPRGRGGYRGGYRDRGDHRRGGPYGAHRGDRYHRGRGRYH; encoded by the exons ATGGCGCCGCGCCCAAGCGCCGATCCCGCACCGGCCACAGCAAACGGCGACTCTCATGCCGCCAGAATCGGCCCTCACCCCGGCTTCATCTCCAGCTCGAATCAATACAGCTCCGAAATCAAGATCCGCCGCATGCTCAAGGACAATGGCTGCGATCCCGCGCGAGAGGACAACTACCGCCTCCAGGGCGTCCAGCTGATCAACAACGTGAGGGAGAATCTGCAGCT ACCCGTCCGGACGTTTGACACGGCCTGCACCTACTACCACAAGTTTCGGTTAAACTTTCGCGACGCCGAGTACAGCCACCAAGATGCAGCTCTGGCGTCATTATTCGTCGCGTGCAAAGTGGAAGACACCATCAAAAAGTCCAAGGACATACTAGCCGCCGCGTACAACGTCAAGAACCCCGAAAAGACGGTCGCCCCCGACGACAAG ATGTTCGAAGCGCCCGGCAAGATCATCATCGGGCTGGAGCGCTTCATCCTCGAAACGATAGGCTTCGACTTCCGCACGCGGTACCCGCAGAAGCTGCTCGTCAAGGTGGTGCGGCGCGCGCTGGGCAAGTCGTCGGCCAACTCGcgcgccttcttcgccaccGCGTACGACATGTGCATCGACATGTACAAGACGTTTGTGCCCATCAAGCAGACCACGCtgtccatggtcatggccgtGGTCGAGCTGACGGCGCGCATGCGCGGCGAGCACCTCGAGCGGGTGCGCGACTTCGCCGCCGGCAGGAGGCAGTACAGCCGGGACGCCGTCATGGAGACCATGCTCGACCTGCTCGACCTGTACGTGCAGCACCACAAGTCGACCAGGATCGGCGCCCGCTTCGACCTCGGCAAGTTCATCGACATCAAGATCCGGCTCAACACCGACCTGGACAGCACCGCCAAGCCGAGGTACTTGTACCACTGCCACAGGTgcgaggtggaggaggcgcaCCCGCTCTCttcgacgacggcctcggctACGGacccgacgacggcgtcgaaCCCCTGGCCCGCGGACGCGTCTATCCGGCGGACGGCGCGCGGCCAGGACGGCACGATGCGCTTCGTGTTTGACCccgaggccgccaaggacGAGCAGGAGACGGTCGGCCAGTTCTTCAAGGATGAGTACGAAGAGTACGAGGTGGAAGTCGAGGAGCCCGTCCCGCCGCCGGACAGAGACGAGGCGCCGCGTGGGAGGGGAGGATACCGCGGCGGCTACAGAGACAGGGGCGATCACAGGCGCGGCGGACCGTATGGCGCACATCGTGGAGATAGGTATCACAGGGGACGGGGGCGATATCACTAA
- the PTEN gene encoding Phosphatidylinositol 3,4,5-trisphosphate 3-phosphatase and dual-specificity protein phosphatase PTEN — protein sequence MTSTLRQIVAGPRVRHPEAKLDLCYVTDSIIVTSGPSQTWPQRAYRNPLDKLRAWLTAKHGDDWAIWEFRAEGTGYPDEAVFGRVCHYPWPDHHPPPFRLVPPIMASMRNWLHGGALHGGPPPEGEESRGGKRVVVIHCKAGKGRSGTVSCSYLISEEGWAAQRALDNFTRQRMKEGFGPGVSIPSQLRWVGYVDRWKDHGKQYVDRPVEIVEVHVWGLRGGVDVFVRGFADEGKKVHKIHTFGPEERLVVEAGEPPRSGLVDTLLGLVGYPADNMKAPQQADSAGEASSAAGVERKHTWTGEAGDKTRHEPAGRETGPVQETQPGGGAGDGVDKARSKTGSSRSSSASRGNGVLDGEQPGGMAVVFRPARPIRIPNSDVNIALKQRTRTHKSLSWTVVSSVAHVWFNAFFEGRGPEQGAEKADESGVFTIEWEAMDGIKGLSWKGSRALDKMSVVWRVAGDGGKEGEEIVEPGEGEPVPQVAAADWRGTAAVEGGKGERDLSVERSDDGDGRGDGEDDGSGDGEVEDGLKSSGPGGEDLALDKEDGKR from the exons aTGACCTCGACTCTGCGACAGATTGTCGCTGGGCCAAGGGTGAGACACCCCGAGGCAAAGCTGGACCTGTGCTATGTGACCGACTCTATAATAGTTAC GTCTGGACCCTCGCAGACATGGCCGCAGCGGGCGTACCGCAACCCCCTCGACAAGCTCAGAGCCTGGCTGACGGCCAAACACGGCGACGACTGGGCGATATGGGAGTTTCGCGCCGAAGGCACGGGGTAccccgacgaggccgtcttcGGGAGAGTATGCCACTACCCGTGGCCGGACCACCACCCGCCGCCGTTTCGGCTGGTGCCCCCGATCATGGCGAGCATGAGGAACTGGCTGCACGGGGGCGCACTGCACGGGGGGCCCCCGCCGGAAGGGGAAGAGAGCCGCGGCGGCAAGAGGGTCGTCGTGATTCACTGCAAGGCGGGCAAGGGCCGCTCGGGAACCGTGTCGTGCAGCTACCTCATCTCGGAGGAGGGCTGGGCGGCGCAGAGGGCGCTCGACAACTTCACCAGGCAGCGCATGAAGGAAGGCTTCGGGCCGGGCGTCTCGATACCCTCGCAGCTGCGGTGGGTGGGCTACGTCGACCGCTGGAAGGACCACGGCAAGCAGTACGTCGACAGGCCGGTTGAGATTGTGGAGGTCCACGTCTGGGGTTTGCggggcggcgtcgacgtcttcGTCAGAGGCTTCGCCGACGAGGGCAAGAAGGTGCACAAGATTCACACGTTCGGCCCCGAGGAGaggctggtggtggaggcgggCGAGCCGCCGAGGAGCGGGCTGGTCGACACGCTCTTGGGCCTGGTGGGATATCCGGCGGACAACATGAAGGCTCCGCAGCAGGCGGATTCGGCTGGCGAGGCGAGCAGCGCCGCGGGCGTCGAGCGCAAGCATACATGGACTGGTGAGGCGGGGGACAAGACGAGGCACGAGCCGGCGGGTAGAGAGACGGGGCCGGTCCAGGAGACGCAGCcgggcggcggtgctggggacggcgtcgacaaggCGAGATCCAAGacgggcagcagcagaagcagcagtgCGAGCCGCGGCAATGGTGTTCTTGACGGGGAGCAGCCGGGCgggatggcggtggtgttTAGACCGGCGCGGCCGATCCGCATACCCAACAGCGATGTGAATATCGCACTGAAACAACGGACCCGGACACACAAGAGCTTGAGCTGGACTGTGGTGTCGTCCGTGGCGCACGTGTGGTTCAACGCCTTCTTTGAGGGCCGCGGCCCCGAGCAGGGGGCAGAAAAGGCGGACGAGAGCGGCGTCTTCACGATAGAGTGGGAGGCAATGGACGGCATCAAGGGCTTGTCCTGGAAGGGATCGAGGGCGCTGGACAAGATGAGCGTCGTGTGGAGGgtggctggcgatggcggcaaggagggcgaggagattGTCGAGCCTGGGGAAGGGGAGCCGGTACCGCAGGTTGCGGCCGCGGACTGGAGGGGCACTGCGGCCGTGgagggcggcaagggcgagAGGGATTTGAGCGTGGAGCGGTcggatgatggcgatggtcgcggcgacggcgaagaCGACGGGAGTGGTGATGGGGAGGTAGAGGACGGTTTGAAGTCCTCGGGACCCGGGGGTGAGGATTTGGCGCTCGACAAGGAAGACGGGAAGAGGTAG
- the POM33 gene encoding Nucleoporin POM33, translating into MAPPPPNSSQPLQERLLQLAKTLQFAWFVGHMTLILTTIRYGFSWLRMNYYGGMAKFSYRTSFLAAAVTYGIVVYKTQRARAKTGNKMPGGAIGLLSDENIQYLLMALVWLFSPQYPLALLPYCVYSIFHVATYTRANLIPVLQPPPPTADGASPQRVSNPLADRIGAFVKEYYDASMSVVSGLEILLWGRILLSAILFQRRSWILITLYTAFLRARFSQSTHVQHSMSQLVARIDSLVGAQGTPPAARQVWDNVKNVGRQFRDATDVSKYTQGPAPAKKTS; encoded by the exons ATGGCACCCCCTCCGCCCAATTCAAGCCAGCCTCTGCAGGAGAGGCTgctgcagctggccaagacgctgCAAT TTGCCTGGTTTGTTGG GCATATGACGCTCATTCTGACCACCATTCGATATGGGTTCTCCTGGCTGCGCATGAACTACTAcggcggcatggccaagTTCTCCTACCGTACTTCGTTCCTTGCTGCCGCTGTTACTTACGGCATTGTCGTTTACAAGACCCAGCGAGCTCGAGCCAAGACTGGCAACAAGATGCCAGGTGGCGCCATTGGGCTCTTGTCCGATGAGAATATCCAGTATTTGC TTATGGCCCTCGTCTGGCTCTTTTCTCCTCAGTACCCGCTTGCGCTCCTCCCCTACTGCGTTTACTCAATCTTCCACGTCGCCACATACACCCGCGCCAACTTGATCCCCGTCCTCCAgccccctcctcccaccGCCGATGGCGCCTCTCCCCAGCGCGTCAGCAACCCTCTGGCTGATAGAATTGGTGCCTTTGTCAAGGAGTACTACGAcgcctccatgtccgttgTCTCGGGACTGGAGATTCTGCTCTGGGGCCGCATCTTGCTCTCGGCCATTCTCTTCCAGCGCCGCTCTTGGATCTTGATTACTCTATACACGGCTTTCCTCCGAGCTCGCTTCTCACAGAGCACCCACGTTCAGCACTCTATGTCACAACTGGTCGCTAGAATCGACTCTCTGGTTGGTGCTCAGGGCACTCCTCCCGCTGCCCGTCAAGTCTGGGACAATGTCAAGAATGTCGGTCGACAGTTCCGCGATGCTACTGATGTCAGCAAGTACACTCAGGGTCCTGCCCCTGCCAAGAAGACCTCGTAG
- the nmp-1 gene encoding Nuclear distribution protein nudF-2 has translation MSRTLPTRQAEELHKSIIAYLSANNLPKSAAALREEVGLGEDVFDVATEKKYETLLEKKWTSIVRLQKKIMDLESRNTSLQSELDNATPSSLSKRNQDPTSWLPRKPSRHTLESHRGMLNCIAFHPRFSSIASGSDDCTIKIWDWELGELEQTIKGHTRAVKGLDYGGPRGATLLASCSSDLTIKLWDPSDQYKNIRTLSGHDHSVSAVRFISSGSGGSQSSANLLVSASADKTLRIWDTATGYCLKALRGHVDWVRDVCPSGDGQFIISAGSDHTARLWDISVPNPENKITFIGHENAVGCCTFAPPSAYVHLASMAGLKKPPPANSSAEFLATGSRDKTIKLWDGRGICFKTLVGHDNWVSSLVFHPGGKYLLSCADDKTIRCWDLSQEGKCVKVLDEAHTHFVTCLRWAPSIQKDSGSVNGNGTQEQGSENDGGLKKSVGPAGASDEQIRCVIATGSVDMTLRIWAN, from the exons ATGAGTCGCACATTGCCGACTCGACAGGCCGAGGAGTT GCACAAATCCATCATAGCCTACCTGTCGGCGAATAACTTGCCAAAATCAGCCGCTGCTCTGCGAGAAGAGGTCGGCCTTGGGGAAGATGTCTTTGATGTAGCCACCGAAAAGAAGTATGAAACGCTCCTCGAGAAGAAGTGGACTAGCATTGTGCGACTGCAGAAGAAG ATCATGGATCTCGAGTCACGAAACACATCGCTGCAGTCTGAACTCGACAACGCCACCCCGAGCTCCCTGTCGAAGCGAAACCAAGATCCCACATCATGGTTGCCTAGAAAACCATCGAGACATACGCTGGAGAGTCACCGAGGGATGCTCAACTGTATTGCTTTCCACCCGAGATTTTCATCGATTGCCTCTGGATCCGACGATTGCACAATCAAGATCTGGGATTGGGAACTGGGCGAACTGGAACAAACCATCAAAGGCCATACACGCGCAGTCAAGGGTCTTGATTACGGCGGGCCTCGAGGTGCTACGTTATTAGCATCATGCAGCTCAGATCTCACTATTAAACTGTGGGACCCGTCAGATCAATACAAGAACATTCGAACATTGTCGGGCCACGACCACAGCGTTAGCGCGGTTCGGTTTATATCATCTGGCTCGGGGGGCTCGCAGTCGTCTGCAAACTTGCTGGTCAGTGCTAGCGCAGACAAGACTTTGAGAATATGGGACACGGCAACTGGCTACTGCTTGAAGGCCCTACGAGGCCACGTGGATTGGGTACGAGATGTTTGCCCATCAGGGGACGGACAGTTCATTATATCTGCTGGTAGTGATCATACTGCACGACTCTGGGATATCTCTGTTCCTAACCCAGAGAACAAAATAACATTCATTGGACACGAAAACGCTGTTGGTTGTTGCACATTTGCGCCACCATCAGCATACGTTCACTTGGCCTCCATGGCCGGTCTTAAGAAGCCACCGCCCGCCAACAGCTCGGCGGAATTCCTGGCTACGGGCTCCCGCGACAAAACTATCAAACTATGGGACGGACGAGGCATTTGCTTCAAGACGCTTGTGGGACATGACAACTGGGTGTCATCGCTTGTTTTCCACCCTGGCGGCAAGTATCTGCTCTCGTGTGCGGACGATAAGACAATACGATGCTGGGATTTAAGCCAGGAAGGCAAGTGCGTCAAGGTACTAGACGAAGCTCACACGCATTTTGTGACCTGCCTACGATGGGCGCCGAGCATCCAAAAGGACAGCGGGTCGGTAAATGGCAATGGTACGCAAGAGCAAGGATCGGAAAACGATGGGGGCTTGAAAAAGAGCGTTGGGCCGGCCGGGGCTTCAGATGAGCAGATACGATGTGTTATTGCAACGGGGAGTGTCGACATGACGCTTAGGATATGGGCGAATTAG